The segment tcagtacagggcagagagctccactccgactcagacgccagcaaggtggaggtggggtactggtatgggctggtatcatcaaagatgagcttgtgggaccttttcgggttgaggatggagtcaagctcaactcccagtcctactgccagtttctggaagacaccttcttcaagcagtggtacaggaagaagtcagcatcgttcaagaaaaacatgattttcatgcaggacaatgctccatcacacgcatccaagtactccactgcgtggctggccagaaaaggtctaaaagaagaaaaaataatgacatggcctccttgttcacctgatcttaaccccatagagaacctgtggtccctcatcaaatgtgagatctacagggagggaaaacagtacacctctctgaacagggtctgggaggctgtggttgctgctgcacgcaatgttgatcgtgaacagatcaagacactgacagaatctatggatggcaggcttttgagtgtcctcacaaagaaaggtggttatattggccactgatttgtttttgttttgtttttgaaagccagaaatgtatatttgtaaattttgagttgttttattggtttccctggtgaaaataaataagtgaaatgggtatatatttggtttttgttaagttgcctaataattatgtacagtaatagtcacctgcacacacagagatcctcctaagatactaaaactaaaaaagccccactccaacttccaaaaatattcagttttgatatttatgagtcttttgtgttcattgcgaacataattgttgttctataataaaattaatcctcaaaaatacaacttgcctaataattctgcacacactgtatgtaTAAATTAACTGCAAATGACTCTGTCGCTTTTGTCCATTGTCTTGATTCGAGTTTACTGCTTTTTATATTCATCTGCtttatgtctattttttttttttagatctttttaaatttcttgttAAATTAGATAATTGTGAATGAATGGTTATTTAAGTTCTATGAGATATCTTAATTTAGTGGTTTCTTGTTTCTCTGGACTGATAATGTCTTAACACTGAAAAAACTGCAAATGTAAAGGATAGTTTACATAACCAATACGgcagactttttattttatgaccACATGCATCAGAAAATGTTTCTGACTCTATTCGTTTGTCCAGCCTGTCTGATCCTTAGATGATCAATACCCTCAAAAGCAGCATCAGAGAAAACAGCACAAACTGGAAACCCATCTGAAACCTCATTTTATAAAGTCAGCGCCAACACAGAAACGCAAACTAATTTACTCTTTCAAAACCTTCTTCCTCAACCTCCTCCAGACAAAATCCTCTGCTAATAAAtaacatagatagatagataggcagacagacagacagacagacagacagacagacagatagatagacagatagatagatagatagatagatagatagatagatagatagatagatagatagatagatagatagatagatagatagatagatagatagatagatagatagatagatagatagtgtGATGACCGCCTAGGCAGCCACACACTGAGCCCGGTCTGGTaccctttttcttcatttcagttcattttatttgtaatatttaccatttcttttatatttcacatttttcttagcaAGTTTTGCAGGGGGGGGTTAACTGATgttgactcattcttgtcaccttgtttggtttatttttagttaaaatgcATTTACTTTGAGTTACTAGCTCCtggggaagttgctgtgtgggaggcccaagcctgctaagagtcccagctgaggtggatctcCATTGACGAGGCTACAGCCTAATTGGACTCATCCATCTTGCAAAAAGATAGTGGGAGAggggtttagattttctattgttttgtattactttattttttctttatgtagaagtatgattatttagatttctgtttccctaaTGAGTTATGAGTTAtaagttctgttgtgaattagttaagtttattaagttagctgaagatggttatgttatgtatttccctcttgtgtcaaagtggtctgatcagccagtgtatatagtttcccttgtgtgtcagtttgttaggtcagttagGTTTTAGTTCCTTATGTggatgttctgtttatttgacctcttttatgggcccagaacttttatttaggaatttgtatttttgttgttttttttgtaaaattaaatgtcaaaactttttgtttaaaaaacctcctgtgctctcttcatccttggcctcggtccctcacagatagatagatagatagatagattatctatctatctatctgtctgtctgtctagcaAGCACCTAACTTCTCCTCCGGCCTGCAGGTGGCGCGCTCTTTTCACTCCCGCTGCTGTGACGTACAGCTTTACGTAACGTTGCCCCGCGAAAACTTCGAAAAATCGAAATAGAGGCAGAACCAAAGGCATCTGGTACCGGTGCACCATGGTGCAGGAGTTTCACGTCGTCAGGTGTTTTTCCTGTCTGAGCTTCCAGGTCCATCAGGTGATGATTAAACTTACGAAATGCAAGCTAACAGCAGGCTACCGGCTAACAGCAGGTTACCGGCTAACAGCAGGCTAACGGCTAACAGCAGGCTACCGGCTAACAGCAGGCTACCGGCTAACAGCAGGTTACCGGCTAACAGCAGGCTAACAGCAGGCTACCGGCTAACAGCAGGCTAACAGCAGGCTACCGGCTAACAGCAGGTTACCGGCTAACAGCAGGCTAACAGCAGGCTACCGGCTAACAGCAGGTTACCGGCTAACAGCAGGCTACCGGCTAACAGCAGGCTAACAGCAGGTTACCGGCTAACAGCAGGTTACCGGCTAACAGCAGGTTACCGGCTAACAGCAGGTTACCGGCTAACAGCAGGCTAACAGCAGGTTACCGGCTAACAGCAGGCTAACAGCAGGCTAACAGCAGGCTAACAGCAGGCTAACAGCAGGCTAACAGCAGGTTACCGGCTAACAGCAGGCTAACAGCAGGCTAACAGCAGGCTAACAGCCGGCTAACAGCAGGCTACCGGCTAAATGCAGGCTAACAGATAACTGTTTAATAAGCTGAGAAATGAGATGATGTGAAAAAGACTTCAGTTTAAATAGTTTAATACTTAATTTAATAGTGTTTAGaaagttatttttgtgtgtcACTACTGTTTATTGTGACGTGTGTGTTGTCCTGTATTTGGTCTGCCAGGTGAAGAAGGAGAACAGGTGGACCTGTAAGCTGTGTGGACAGAAACAGTCGCTGCTGAAGGTCAGAATCACACCTGTTTATCTGTTGGGAAACTAACATGTGGTCATCATGTCATTTCAACAAATGGCCCACGCACTTTGGCGTTCTAAAATTTTCACTGGTTGTTTGTTATTTATCCAACAGGCACACTGTAAATTTTTAGTTTGTAAGATGtgaaatgtttagttttctgCGCCAAACACTTCATATGAGTAATCTCAAACAGGAAGTAGCTATAAGTGTCCAACCAACCAAATACATTATCATTCAGTTATAATGTACGAGGACGAGAAGGAAGATGGAAGTAAATCCAGAAATACAGAACATGGTCACTTCTAATCTGTAAACTGTAGTTACTTAAATAACTGAATCAGAAACAAATCGGTTAATGTTTCTGGACCTGCAACAGGTATCAGTTTTTAATCGCTTTTAATGATGGTTCCTTAGCAAACTGATCGGATGATTGATCTGCAGGAGTTCGGCCGGGGATCTGGAGCCGACTGCCGCCGTCACGTCCAGAAACTTAACGCCATGAGAGGAGCAATGCTGGAGGAACAGCAACACAACACCTGGTTGCTATGGTAAGCAACACTGTTCTCCACACATTTAGAACAAACCCAAAGAGTTCAGGACCGACATGTTCTTTTAAAACCAGGTTTAGAGAGATGCCGAGATCCAAAAACGGCAAACAGCCAGCCACTCTAGCTACAAAGtcacttgccgtttctgtagtGGTGTCAGCAGTTTGCCACTGTCGGCTGGTCACACACTTTTCACACTAGAAAAAAATGCgtaggtttgcacagattaatctgcactGTCAAGTGTGGAAATGGAGGACGTAGGCTATATGAAACCATGTAGGCTACAACAGGCCGGTCTTGGGGTCTTTACTGAACTATGAGgggttttgtgttgtttgttattGCAGTGAACAGGAAGATGGAGATGaagaagagggggaggaggagccCAGGGACAAGCAGGTGAAACCAGTGTTCTGTTTGAACCCTGAAGAAGGTGGTAAAGGTATAAATTTGTCCTCTCTGATCTCTGATTTACTGCTTGTAGGTGGGAGACACGCAGGTGAGTCGCTGGAGCAAGTACCTGCATCCTGCTGAGGAGGTGGACCCTGAAGAGGAGGAGCCCAGGGAGAGGGGTATGATGGACAGACagcatctccatggcaacagatcAAGCTGCAGgtgacaaacacagaaacaatcaGCTGATTACAGACAGATTGATACAATCATCACTGCTAAGTAATCAATAATAAATCCGATCAATAAGTTTGACCTTCTCTTcacaggaagagaaaaagacCAGAAGATGAAGGACAAGATAACATCTACACACCTGCACAGGTAATTCACTGACAGAACCAACAAGGTGCTGGTTCCGTGGTACCAGCTGCAGCGGAGAAGCAAAGAAATGTGAAGCATAGACGGGATCAGATCACATCTGCAGGACGGACAAAACATCATTCCATGTTTTCCAGAGAGTAGTGGAAGTAGCCAGgaactggatggatggagggatggaaggatggagggatcCCTCCCTCCATCGTCATCGatccatccgtcatccatcccTCTATCCATTG is part of the Melanotaenia boesemani isolate fMelBoe1 chromosome 7, fMelBoe1.pri, whole genome shotgun sequence genome and harbors:
- the LOC121642731 gene encoding MRN complex-interacting protein isoform X1, whose amino-acid sequence is MVQEFHVVRCFSCLSFQVHQVKKENRWTCKLCGQKQSLLKEFGRGSGADCRRHVQKLNAMRGAMLEEQQHNTWLLCEQEDGDEEEGEEEPRDKQVGDTQVSRWSKYLHPAEEVDPEEEEPRERGMMDRQHLHGNRSSCRKRKRPEDEGQDNIYTPAQPSCPKLTQSAATTSTGFHDDRTTTPSSLSCGSRLHLQEDPSVCGWRETKGEAINQTCDDITRPRPTLPVCSLFDSGEDFDFEDFLIQAV
- the LOC121642731 gene encoding MRN complex-interacting protein isoform X2, with the protein product MVQEFHVVRCFSCLSFQVHQVKKENRWTCKLCGQKQSLLKEFGRGSGADCRRHVQKLNAMRGAMLEEQQHNTWLLCEQEDGDEEEGEEEPRDKQVGDTQVSRWSKYLHPAEEVDPEEEEPRERGMMDRQHLHGNRSSCRKRKRPEDEGQDNIYTPAQPHRPDFHQEELSGKQGMLRVCWIFWTDCVLLLT